In Sesamum indicum cultivar Zhongzhi No. 13 linkage group LG1, S_indicum_v1.0, whole genome shotgun sequence, the sequence CATTATCAGGTGAAGAAAACAGGGTTGTTATACAGGCAAGCTAATTCTGATCAAATGCGCTGCTTTAGTAGGAAAAAAGCTTACAGATGCTACATATCAACCACCTCTCCTATTGTGGATGATTTGCTATATAATACTGGAGAAAAAGTAAAACTCTACCGtactaaaattatgaagatGTTGCACCTTccttttgttttgctttttgtTCAACCCCTTTTTTTGCAAAGCTCTTCTGTAGTGAATTGACAATATGAACTCCTGGTAAAGTCTATTTTCACGACTTGCCAAGTTTACATTGGTCATATATGTGGAGTACTTTACATTGGTCGTATATGTGGAGTACTTTACATTGGTCATATATGTGGAATACTTTCTTGGTGAAGTTGCAAAGTAGGTGATGTTGATTCATATGGTACCTTTGGTTCTTGAAAATTGGTAAACAAAGTATGAGAAGTGGTGCTCCACTTCATCTCAAATACCTCATAATCCAAGTGATAGTAGCTGTTGCTTGAAAATGATGTTGGTCGAAAATGTTTAGCTTGTATTTATTTGgtgttataatttgttttgtaatcATTGGGTATCATGGATATTTATTGATGATGCTTTCTTTGATAGGTTCATACGGTTCCACGCTTCGCTACAAAACTGTGGAGCGATTGAAGCCAGTGGGAAAACATTCTATTATAGGTGCTAGTGGTGAGATCAGTGATTTTCAGGAGATAATGCGTTATCTTGACGAGCTTATGTAAGTATATCTATCTTAACTGAAAATGTTTTCTAAATTGAATCCTGTTCTTGACcctgttgttttattttggttttgctGCTGATGGTGCTTGTACGAGTTATGGAAAAGTTATGCCTCTTGATTTTGCATGCTCTTTGGATGTAGCTTATATGATAACATGTGGGACGATGGGAACTCCTTGGGTCCTAAAGAAGTGCATAACTATTTAACGAGGGTGATGTACAATCGTCGTAACAAGTTCAACCCCTTATGGAATTCACTTGTACTTGGTGGTGTTAAAAATGGACAGAAGTATCTCGGAACGGtatgtattattttctaaaatattttatttcgtaTGCTATTTAGTTTTGATGTCTAGCTGAGtgtctttgtttcttttttctttttcctccttttttttcctccccCCTTTTGGTGGTCTAATTTCAGGTTAACATGATTGGTGTACATTATGAAGACAACCATGTGGCAACTGGGTTTGGTAATCATCTAGCTCGGCCTATTTTACGTGATGAATGGCATGAAAACTTGACTTTTGAAGAGG encodes:
- the LOC105165285 gene encoding proteasome subunit beta type-4-like isoform X1, translated to MNLADSTPAMNSLLGSEADSQRTLYPYVTGTSVVGIKYKDGILLAADMGGSYGSTLRYKTVERLKPVGKHSIIGASGEISDFQEIMRYLDELILYDNMWDDGNSLGPKEVHNYLTRVMYNRRNKFNPLWNSLVLGGVKNGQKYLGTVNMIGVHYEDNHVATGFGNHLARPILRDEWHENLTFEEGVKLLEKCMRVLLYRDRSAVNKLQIAKITEAGVTISQPYSLKTFWDFSAFKNPTVGAEGSW
- the LOC105165285 gene encoding proteasome subunit beta type-4-like isoform X2 is translated as MNLADSTPAMNSLLGSEADSQRTLYPYVTGTSVVGIKYKDGILLAADMGGSYGSTLRYKTVERLKPVGKHSIIGASGEISDFQEIMRYLDELILYDNMWDDGNSLGPKEVHNYLTRVMYNRRNKFNPLWNSLVLGGVKNGQKYLGTVNMIGVHYEDNHVATGFGNHLARPILRDEWHENLTFEEGVKLLEKCMRVLLYRDRSAVNKLQFHVLLYLDLYCQLGLHVV